In one window of Nocardiopsis aegyptia DNA:
- the cobM gene encoding precorrin-4 C(11)-methyltransferase → MGEAVTVHFVGAGPGAADLLTVRATRMLGAADVVLYPGTYLDPEVLSHCAPDAELVDTQGLDLDRITDHLVTAHTAGRDVVRLTSGDPSIYSALAEQTRRLDAHGVPWDVTPGVPAYAAASALVGRELTVPLVAQSVVLTRTRARSTAMPETESLAAFAATRATLVLHLAIRRVRELMAEVGSEYGADCPVVVVHRASQPGEAVLRGTVATIADAVEEAGFRQAAVVLVGWALDAGRGGESFLYAPDRSRDVGTGQ, encoded by the coding sequence GTGGGTGAAGCCGTGACCGTGCACTTCGTGGGGGCGGGCCCCGGCGCCGCCGATCTGTTGACGGTGCGGGCGACGCGGATGCTCGGCGCGGCCGACGTGGTGCTCTACCCGGGCACGTACCTGGACCCGGAGGTCCTCTCCCACTGCGCACCCGACGCCGAGCTGGTGGACACGCAGGGGCTGGACCTCGACCGCATCACCGATCACCTGGTCACCGCGCACACCGCGGGCCGGGACGTCGTCCGGCTCACGTCCGGCGACCCGTCGATCTACTCGGCGCTGGCCGAGCAGACGCGCCGCCTCGACGCGCACGGTGTCCCGTGGGACGTCACGCCCGGTGTGCCGGCGTACGCCGCCGCGTCGGCTCTGGTGGGGCGGGAGTTGACCGTGCCGTTGGTGGCGCAGTCGGTGGTGCTGACTCGGACGCGGGCCCGTTCGACGGCCATGCCGGAGACCGAGTCGCTGGCCGCGTTCGCGGCGACCCGGGCCACGCTGGTGCTCCACCTGGCGATCAGGCGGGTGCGGGAGCTGATGGCGGAGGTCGGGTCGGAGTACGGCGCCGACTGCCCTGTCGTCGTCGTCCACCGCGCCAGCCAGCCCGGTGAGGCGGTGCTGCGGGGCACGGTCGCCACCATCGCGGACGCGGTGGAGGAGGCCGGGTTCCGGCAGGCGGCGGTCGTGCTGGTGGGGTGGGCGCTGGACGCCGGGAGGGGCGGCGAGTCCTTCCTCTACGCCCCGGACCGGTCCAGGGACGTGGGCACGGGTCAGTGA